In Pleurocapsa sp. PCC 7319, the following are encoded in one genomic region:
- the mobF gene encoding MobF family relaxase, with the protein MVCSIGRLYAKVNDYAQDNYYTKNQGLENSQWYGQGSEILSLNGQVSIEEYNNAYQGLDTQGNPLRQRQSGKKYNPGRDITLSAPKSISLLGLVKEDKGVIEAHQEAVKTTLSYIEQNCIFTRTGKGGANHLQTDNALFAVFQHDDNRNQDPQLHSHCVIFNQTQGADGKWRSMDNRQLYQQKMTLGMVYHHDLGRRLQTLGYELDWNRDGTFDVRGYSQSQLKEFSTRKQEIENAVGHEASAATKAKACTATRRDKVHQAAEERKEIGQI; encoded by the coding sequence ATGGTTTGCTCGATTGGTAGACTCTACGCCAAGGTAAACGACTATGCTCAAGACAATTACTATACTAAAAACCAAGGATTAGAGAATAGTCAGTGGTATGGGCAAGGTTCAGAAATACTTAGTCTTAATGGTCAAGTTTCAATAGAGGAATATAACAATGCCTATCAGGGATTAGATACTCAAGGAAATCCTTTACGTCAAAGACAGTCAGGAAAAAAATATAATCCAGGCAGAGATATTACCCTTTCTGCTCCTAAATCGATTTCGCTATTGGGTTTAGTCAAAGAAGACAAAGGAGTCATAGAGGCTCATCAAGAAGCAGTAAAAACGACTCTCTCTTACATAGAGCAAAACTGTATCTTCACGCGAACGGGTAAAGGTGGGGCTAATCATCTTCAGACAGATAATGCTTTATTTGCTGTCTTCCAACATGATGATAATCGCAATCAAGATCCTCAACTCCATAGCCATTGTGTGATTTTTAATCAGACACAAGGAGCAGATGGCAAATGGCGATCGATGGATAACCGCCAACTATACCAGCAGAAGATGACTCTTGGTATGGTCTATCATCATGATCTTGGTAGAAGGCTACAAACTCTAGGATATGAATTGGACTGGAATCGGGATGGCACATTTGATGTTCGGGGTTATAGTCAGTCACAGTTAAAGGAGTTTAGCACTCGCAAACAGGAGATAGAAAATGCTGTAGGTCATGAAGCTAGTGCAGCAACTAAAGCCAAAGCTTGTACGGCTACTCGTAGAGATAAAGTACATCAAGCTGCGGAGGAGAGAAAAGAAATAGGGCAAATATGA
- a CDS encoding AAA family ATPase: MNKAQASALNHFANNRDGVMLCQGDAGVGKTYTVKALKETISSETKIRGLAPSASAAGELNKGAGINCQTLDAYLNIPIKSLPKNELIVVDEAGMISTTQMKNLLEKGKQTNSRILLIGDTKQLAAVQAGSPFKLLQDQAKLPTIRINKNVRQQNLQLKEVVDLLSQGEIKQGYEKLNEQGSIKQIPIDSLRLKAVVNDYLERDAKTQAQTLILAGTNKEKSAITNQIRQGLIEQGQLSQESQQINILKPKDLDQFSLTQASSYEVGDIIKFGHTTVKFNKDLYYRVDAVDSSTKTLTLRDSFGDRQRLKLNSYKDRSVFQSQTRELHFGEKMKFTRNHYRNQQKQINGQQFTVLGFDDNGQITIQTKGKTQTVNPDALFYSDYRYVDTVHSSQGKTAYHCIYAAGSGKSLTVGKESFYVAASRAKHEFKVYTSSTKALGLSIGKSRSQENALNLIIKQQQFNQKISTPSREQEFKLLVSAQYLVESHGELNLQNRWFKSYKSSDGTEIKRDQNSLTITHQGKELIFNQNNATVRNTFTAREIDRQIKARTKQMQQHLDLTRTQTHSRSISR; this comes from the coding sequence CTGAATAAAGCTCAAGCTTCTGCTCTGAATCATTTTGCCAATAATCGAGATGGTGTAATGCTTTGTCAGGGTGATGCGGGAGTTGGTAAAACCTATACTGTTAAAGCTTTAAAAGAAACTATTTCTTCTGAGACTAAGATCAGAGGTTTAGCTCCTAGTGCTTCTGCTGCGGGAGAACTCAATAAGGGGGCAGGTATTAACTGTCAAACCCTTGATGCTTATTTAAATATCCCGATCAAGTCTCTGCCGAAAAATGAACTGATTGTGGTGGATGAAGCAGGGATGATTAGCACTACCCAAATGAAAAACCTGCTAGAAAAAGGCAAACAAACAAACTCCCGTATACTTCTAATTGGCGATACCAAACAACTAGCAGCGGTACAGGCAGGCTCCCCTTTCAAACTGCTTCAGGATCAAGCCAAATTACCAACAATCAGAATCAATAAAAATGTTAGACAGCAAAATCTTCAACTAAAGGAAGTGGTAGATCTATTGTCCCAAGGAGAGATCAAGCAGGGATATGAAAAGCTCAACGAACAAGGCAGCATCAAGCAGATACCCATTGATAGTCTGAGACTAAAAGCAGTGGTCAATGACTACTTAGAACGGGATGCTAAAACCCAGGCACAGACTCTTATTCTGGCAGGTACAAACAAAGAAAAATCAGCTATTACCAACCAGATACGCCAGGGGCTAATTGAGCAGGGTCAACTGAGTCAGGAATCTCAGCAAATTAATATACTCAAACCCAAAGATTTAGATCAATTCAGTCTGACTCAAGCCAGCAGCTACGAGGTGGGAGACATAATTAAGTTCGGTCATACCACAGTCAAGTTTAATAAAGATCTTTATTACCGAGTTGATGCTGTAGATAGCAGCACAAAAACCTTAACCCTCAGAGATAGCTTTGGCGATCGACAGAGGTTAAAGCTCAATAGCTACAAGGACCGCTCGGTATTCCAATCCCAAACCCGCGAACTTCATTTTGGAGAAAAGATGAAGTTTACCCGCAACCATTATCGGAATCAGCAGAAGCAAATAAATGGTCAACAGTTTACAGTCTTGGGCTTTGATGACAATGGACAAATAACTATTCAGACCAAGGGGAAAACTCAAACCGTTAACCCCGATGCCCTTTTTTATTCTGATTATCGCTACGTTGATACAGTTCACAGCAGCCAGGGTAAGACAGCTTACCACTGCATTTATGCTGCGGGTTCTGGTAAATCTCTCACTGTAGGAAAAGAAAGTTTTTATGTAGCTGCCTCAAGAGCCAAACATGAATTCAAAGTCTACACCTCTAGCACCAAAGCTTTGGGACTATCAATTGGAAAATCACGATCTCAGGAGAATGCTCTCAATCTAATTATCAAGCAACAGCAATTCAATCAAAAAATATCAACTCCATCGAGAGAACAAGAATTCAAATTACTTGTTTCAGCTCAATATCTAGTAGAAAGTCATGGAGAATTAAATCTTCAAAATCGATGGTTCAAAAGCTACAAATCATCAGATGGAACAGAAATTAAACGAGATCAAAATTCTTTAACTATTACTCATCAAGGTAAAGAACTGATCTTCAATCAAAATAACGCCACAGTCCGAAACACTTTTACTGCTAGGGAAATAGATCGTCAAATCAAAGCTAGAACCAAGCAGATGCAGCAACACCTTGATCTTACTCGTACTCAAACTCACTCAAGATCGATTAGCAGATAA
- a CDS encoding type IV secretion system DNA-binding domain-containing protein has translation MKPKNNDNSSLIAMLIFIAVLLLVLWVMNNTEVALFLIEHPVLIWPYLLEKLVDKFGYFKLISSGLIMTFTLTYLLMKPNDKLSHHNQNVVRGAKVIPTRQLKAIQKKEQRPKNQPQLTIAGIPIPAEYEQLGFFMFGSPGTGKTQAISQMAASMRQRSDFRAIIFDRGGEMLEKFYDPTLDIIFNPFDARSIGWSHIYESARPENIAAALIPTESEKEPFFSNAARVIMAELFRQTKSNQELWSLLVSDTQTIHSFISETLAARYTGEEKSAASVLSTVSNYCQFYQYMTEQKNYSQSISFFDWARRDCSGWIFITLEENDSDLLKPLHSLIFELMLKGLLSNRNREIKTAIIIDELGALGRLPSLSRLMSESRKFGGCPILGTQTKSQITKVYGKEDTSTILQGIQTKLILRSVDHETAESMADTIGKQELIDIAQNHSRSRRAGRNGNGRTDGYNEQFRERYAVMPDEIKSLPNLFGYLKLGRYCAPVELKHQSFPPCARRYVPLRSHEQQSIQEQWSDLKE, from the coding sequence ATGAAACCAAAAAATAATGACAATTCTTCTTTGATAGCAATGCTGATCTTCATTGCTGTACTTTTGTTAGTTTTGTGGGTCATGAATAACACAGAGGTTGCTTTGTTTTTGATTGAGCATCCAGTTTTAATTTGGCCCTACCTTTTAGAAAAATTAGTGGATAAATTTGGCTATTTCAAGCTGATCTCTAGCGGATTAATCATGACTTTTACCTTGACATATCTGTTGATGAAGCCGAATGATAAACTCAGCCATCACAATCAAAATGTAGTGCGAGGAGCAAAGGTAATACCTACCCGTCAACTTAAAGCTATACAGAAAAAAGAGCAAAGACCAAAAAATCAACCACAGCTAACAATAGCAGGTATACCGATTCCTGCTGAGTATGAACAACTTGGTTTCTTTATGTTTGGCTCTCCTGGCACTGGTAAAACTCAAGCTATAAGTCAAATGGCAGCCTCCATGAGACAGCGGAGTGATTTCCGTGCCATCATCTTTGACCGTGGTGGGGAAATGTTAGAGAAATTCTACGATCCGACTCTTGATATTATCTTCAATCCTTTTGATGCTCGCTCTATCGGCTGGAGTCACATTTATGAATCAGCTAGACCTGAGAATATAGCAGCAGCTTTAATTCCTACTGAGTCTGAGAAAGAGCCTTTTTTCTCTAATGCAGCCAGGGTAATAATGGCAGAATTATTTCGCCAAACTAAGAGCAATCAAGAGTTATGGTCATTGCTGGTAAGCGATACCCAAACTATACACTCATTTATATCTGAAACCTTGGCTGCTAGATATACTGGAGAAGAAAAATCGGCTGCTTCTGTGCTTTCTACTGTCTCCAACTATTGTCAGTTTTACCAGTATATGACCGAGCAGAAAAACTATAGTCAAAGTATTAGTTTCTTTGATTGGGCAAGAAGAGATTGTTCTGGCTGGATTTTCATTACCTTAGAAGAAAATGATTCTGACTTACTTAAGCCTTTGCATAGCTTGATTTTTGAGTTGATGCTTAAAGGGTTGCTATCTAATAGAAATCGAGAGATAAAAACAGCGATTATTATTGATGAATTGGGGGCATTAGGTAGATTACCCAGTCTCTCTCGGCTCATGAGTGAGAGTCGTAAATTTGGAGGATGCCCCATTCTAGGTACTCAAACTAAGTCTCAAATTACCAAAGTTTACGGTAAGGAAGATACTAGTACTATTTTGCAGGGAATACAAACTAAATTAATTTTGAGATCTGTTGACCATGAGACAGCAGAATCAATGGCAGATACCATCGGCAAACAGGAGTTAATTGATATAGCTCAAAATCATAGTCGTTCTCGTCGTGCTGGAAGAAATGGCAATGGTAGAACTGATGGATATAATGAGCAATTTCGAGAGAGATATGCTGTGATGCCCGATGAGATTAAAAGCCTTCCAAATTTATTTGGCTATCTTAAACTCGGTCGATACTGTGCCCCTGTTGAGCTAAAACATCAAAGTTTTCCGCCTTGTGCGAGAAGATATGTTCCATTACGAAGCCATGAACAACAAAGTATTCAAGAGCAGTGGTCTGATTTGAAAGAGTAA
- a CDS encoding pentapeptide repeat-containing protein encodes MSNFFSSPQTSSNKSLGELIKKIRTTNNLTQTAFGKLFEPSVTQSTVARWEKGIQTPDRIHFPKIASLLNISFEKLLELVEEPVFNTDNFYPDIENKTLTHNKRHLAMFKKGVRAWNNWREKNLHIIPQLSGIHICLGKYSKLDGYNLNDANLAGFRGTAVSLDKASLRRANLEKACFSECSFEGADLTEANLKKIDISSCSLNRAILRKANLSEASIKYSTLIKGDLEESEIEKAEFINLDLSRAILKKSKIRDTKLINVNLTEANLNETFIDKTTIRKCSVYGASFLQANFNDIDNQEVYISPSESKGLSINNLALSQCIYMQRYNRSEIKKFIEQFNLEEEIIKLGSILSDKYGEYSQTENFYIFNNRNYYNDVNSLYIDIRRHNNYFQIDFYPNYSNANFLSGKDKHRRILQIIDDTIESNFEFKDVEYLRELVEVHQEIQNNLVEQFLSLALKVLEIKEENKFVFEEYILERVNQEIVLYTNTDLKIEFARIINRGSKWEIIRSSLTKKHMIDLQRELNNLKI; translated from the coding sequence GTGTCAAACTTTTTTTCATCTCCTCAAACTTCATCTAATAAGTCTTTGGGAGAACTAATTAAGAAAATTAGAACTACCAATAATCTGACTCAGACTGCTTTTGGGAAGCTGTTTGAACCTTCTGTTACCCAATCTACAGTTGCTCGTTGGGAAAAAGGAATTCAAACCCCAGACAGAATACACTTTCCTAAAATCGCTTCGCTGCTTAATATTTCTTTTGAAAAGCTTCTTGAACTAGTCGAAGAACCTGTATTTAATACGGACAATTTTTATCCAGATATAGAAAACAAAACTTTGACGCACAACAAACGTCATCTAGCTATGTTTAAAAAAGGGGTAAGAGCTTGGAATAATTGGAGGGAAAAAAATCTGCATATTATCCCTCAGTTGTCAGGTATACATATCTGTCTTGGAAAATACAGTAAATTAGATGGTTATAATTTGAACGATGCTAATTTAGCTGGCTTTCGAGGCACAGCTGTTTCACTTGATAAAGCTAGCTTACGAAGAGCAAACTTAGAAAAAGCATGCTTCAGCGAATGTAGTTTTGAGGGGGCCGACCTAACGGAAGCTAATCTTAAAAAGATTGATATTAGTAGTTGTAGTTTGAATCGAGCCATACTTAGAAAAGCCAACTTGAGTGAGGCTTCAATTAAGTATTCAACGTTAATTAAAGGAGATTTAGAAGAATCAGAAATTGAAAAAGCGGAATTTATAAATCTTGACCTGTCAAGAGCAATTTTAAAAAAATCTAAAATTAGAGACACTAAATTAATCAATGTTAATCTAACTGAAGCAAATCTAAATGAGACATTTATAGATAAAACTACTATCAGAAAATGTTCTGTTTATGGAGCTTCATTTTTACAGGCTAATTTTAATGATATAGACAATCAAGAAGTATATATATCTCCATCTGAAAGTAAAGGTCTCTCCATAAATAATTTAGCTTTGTCTCAATGCATATATATGCAACGTTATAATCGCTCAGAAATCAAGAAATTTATTGAACAGTTTAATCTAGAAGAAGAAATTATTAAATTAGGTAGCATACTTTCCGATAAATATGGAGAATATAGCCAAACTGAGAATTTTTATATATTTAACAATCGTAACTATTATAATGATGTCAATTCACTATACATAGATATTCGTAGACATAATAACTATTTTCAAATAGATTTTTATCCAAATTATTCAAATGCAAATTTCTTATCAGGAAAAGATAAGCACAGAAGAATATTACAGATAATTGATGACACAATTGAAAGTAACTTTGAATTTAAAGATGTAGAGTATTTAAGAGAGTTAGTTGAAGTACATCAAGAAATACAAAATAATTTGGTAGAGCAGTTCCTATCGCTTGCTCTTAAAGTTTTAGAAATAAAAGAAGAAAATAAGTTTGTATTTGAGGAGTACATTCTTGAAAGAGTCAATCAAGAAATTGTTCTCTATACTAATACTGATTTAAAAATTGAGTTTGCAAGAATAATAAATCGTGGAAGCAAATGGGAAATAATTAGGTCTAGTCTAACGAAAAAGCACATGATAGATTTACAACGAGAATTAAATAACTTAAAAATATAG
- the xisR gene encoding excisionase family protein gives MTTDKAQILLSKVSQNWVNKNVAAQILGISTHTLKIYRKRHWTLGIHFQYLSSRTIRYHEGLLRDWFANISDPTAHQRAIEIYLASLLSNQTKKRRQSR, from the coding sequence ATGACAACTGACAAAGCGCAAATATTATTATCTAAAGTAAGTCAAAATTGGGTCAACAAAAATGTTGCTGCTCAAATACTAGGAATTTCTACACACACGTTGAAGATTTATCGCAAAAGACACTGGACATTAGGAATTCATTTCCAATATCTCAGCTCCAGAACAATCCGATATCATGAGGGGCTTTTGCGAGATTGGTTTGCTAATATTTCCGATCCAACAGCTCATCAGAGAGCTATCGAAATATATCTAGCCTCTCTGCTTTCTAATCAGACTAAAAAGCGTCGCCAATCCAGATAA
- a CDS encoding MarR family transcriptional regulator has product MTLNRIQGKFYPLKSEEWLETIKQLTYSELKILYYVRSLDPYNKGISLTPTQIAKNLSTEKSKMHRSTVGRALKSLENKGFIQMELLQVRIKVNPQGFLSKAETEDVVVTQPSCDKTTKVVTPQKNVPQHNIECSQTTESAPIQQSKTETISERKFQTPKISKTYIDFKKTLSESEGENFFKFVKEAIQNFSQPVNDLEAWLASKTKAGQNRWEVYYQKYQEGKKARKLDSHSSSIPDEDKQKAITKFQEQLKQQRSGWGKIGNRQDKEKFDRFLNNPEHKLKRINQLESQSKPISKSLGKQITEGYEQLRNLRMKSHFANQAVQGGVA; this is encoded by the coding sequence ATGACACTAAATAGAATTCAAGGAAAATTTTACCCCCTGAAAAGTGAAGAATGGCTCGAAACCATTAAACAGCTAACTTATTCAGAGCTAAAAATCCTTTACTATGTGCGTTCTCTCGACCCATACAACAAAGGTATTTCTCTTACGCCGACACAAATAGCCAAAAATTTATCTACAGAAAAATCTAAAATGCACCGTTCTACTGTAGGAAGAGCTTTAAAGTCTCTGGAGAACAAAGGTTTTATTCAGATGGAACTACTTCAAGTTCGGATTAAAGTTAATCCTCAAGGTTTTCTTTCAAAAGCAGAAACAGAAGATGTTGTTGTCACACAACCAAGTTGCGACAAGACAACCAAAGTTGTGACACCACAAAAGAATGTGCCTCAACACAACATCGAGTGTAGCCAGACAACAGAAAGTGCGCCGATACAACAATCAAAGACTGAAACTATCTCAGAGAGGAAGTTTCAAACTCCTAAGATCTCTAAGACTTATATAGACTTTAAAAAGACTCTCTCAGAAAGCGAGGGAGAGAATTTTTTCAAGTTTGTCAAAGAGGCAATTCAAAACTTCAGTCAACCAGTAAATGATCTTGAAGCTTGGTTAGCCAGTAAGACAAAAGCTGGGCAGAATCGCTGGGAAGTTTATTATCAGAAGTATCAAGAGGGAAAAAAAGCTCGTAAACTCGACTCTCATTCAAGTTCAATTCCTGATGAAGACAAACAAAAGGCGATCACTAAATTTCAAGAACAGTTAAAACAGCAAAGGTCAGGGTGGGGCAAGATTGGGAATAGACAAGATAAAGAGAAATTTGACCGATTCCTGAATAATCCCGAGCACAAGCTCAAAAGAATCAATCAACTTGAAAGTCAATCGAAACCAATTTCTAAATCTCTAGGGAAACAAATTACTGAAGGCTACGAACAATTGCGAAACCTGAGAATGAAAAGCCATTTTGCTAATCAAGCAGTCCAGGGAGGTGTAGCATGA
- the dnaB gene encoding replicative DNA helicase, with translation MTEPNLPPANIEAEEAILGGILFDPKAISYIEAKLNPKAFFVSSHQEIYQTALKLHHQGNPTDFMALSTYLHDRDRLDRVGGTAKLAQLLNRIVSAVNIERYVDLVMDKYQRRKIIEAGNKIVNLGYDLSLELEQLLNESEQEIFSVTQQRIKSDTDNNSEIAMSAFNQLEENNPIYPTGIPELDRLMMGFEPGTLTILAARPSMGKSAISLYLALQQMIQHQLPVIIFSLEMYKSQLEYRLWSLMSRMDCYQHLGLTPIHVERIRQHRAGLSSLNEEEMDSISKIVQVAVELPLYMNDNRGINVAGIASECRQVKAREGRLGLVIVDYLQMMASDNGGNRSYELGDVGRGLYQLAGELNVPVLALSQVNRAVEGRQNKRPMMSDLSQSGILEMVADNIIFAYRDEYYDSGTSQPGILELILAKARHGNTGKAEVLFDKSSGMIRSLKEFA, from the coding sequence ATGACAGAACCCAACTTACCTCCAGCCAATATTGAAGCAGAAGAAGCAATTTTAGGCGGAATTTTATTTGACCCCAAAGCAATTTCTTACATTGAAGCTAAACTAAATCCCAAAGCTTTTTTTGTTTCTTCCCATCAAGAAATTTATCAAACCGCGTTGAAACTCCATCATCAAGGCAATCCCACCGATTTTATGGCACTCAGTACATATCTGCATGATAGAGACAGATTAGATCGAGTTGGCGGAACAGCTAAATTAGCTCAATTATTAAATCGCATAGTTTCAGCGGTAAACATCGAGCGCTATGTCGATTTGGTCATGGATAAATACCAACGACGTAAAATTATTGAAGCAGGAAATAAAATCGTCAACCTTGGATATGATTTAAGTCTTGAACTAGAGCAGCTATTAAACGAATCCGAACAAGAAATATTCAGTGTCACTCAGCAAAGGATAAAATCAGATACTGATAACAATAGCGAGATTGCAATGTCTGCTTTTAATCAGCTGGAAGAAAATAATCCTATTTATCCTACAGGAATACCAGAACTGGATCGACTGATGATGGGATTTGAGCCAGGAACCCTGACTATTCTGGCTGCTAGACCATCAATGGGCAAGAGCGCAATTTCTCTCTATCTGGCTCTTCAGCAGATGATTCAGCATCAGTTACCTGTAATTATCTTTTCCTTGGAGATGTATAAGAGTCAGTTAGAGTATCGACTTTGGAGTTTAATGAGTCGGATGGATTGTTATCAGCATTTAGGTTTGACCCCGATTCACGTCGAGCGCATTCGTCAACATCGCGCAGGATTGTCTTCTCTCAATGAAGAAGAAATGGACAGTATCTCTAAAATTGTTCAGGTTGCCGTAGAGTTACCTCTATACATGAATGATAATCGGGGAATAAATGTAGCTGGGATTGCTTCAGAATGTCGTCAGGTTAAAGCACGAGAAGGGAGACTTGGTTTAGTAATCGTAGACTATCTACAAATGATGGCATCTGATAACGGTGGTAATCGCAGTTATGAATTGGGAGATGTGGGTAGAGGATTGTATCAATTAGCAGGAGAATTGAATGTCCCAGTTTTAGCTCTCTCTCAAGTTAACAGGGCAGTAGAGGGCAGACAGAATAAGCGTCCGATGATGTCAGATCTTTCTCAGTCTGGGATTCTGGAGATGGTGGCAGATAATATCATCTTTGCCTATCGCGATGAATATTACGATTCTGGTACTTCCCAGCCTGGAATTCTAGAGTTAATTTTGGCTAAAGCAAGACATGGAAATACAGGAAAAGCAGAAGTTTTATTTGATAAGTCTTCTGGCATGATTCGTTCTCTTAAAGAATTTGCTTGA
- a CDS encoding site-specific integrase, with protein MYSQTPTGQASKGSVVIINSNGRLQLRFSYGGKRHYISIGLPDSPTNRKLAELRASEIEKDIFYERFDATLQKYKPNKSLSSITPVTPISKFKPKLDELWKSYSEFKKPQVSPSTYAKDFTRHRNHIAKLPTRSLNEASAIRDWLLGNLTPNAAKRCLTQIKACCNWSMEEGLIDTNPFSYMKIKLPKGAYEEQDINPFTKEERDLIIKTFASDRYYSHYTSYIRFLFFTGCRPSEAIALKWKHITNSVIQFRGSVVISEDGLVLKEGLKTQKKRNFPLTPEVKTILKDIRPETVNPESLIFVSPKGKFIDHHNFSNRAWKSILAKCNIPYRKSYQTRHTFISLCVEANINSTAIGRWTGTSAKMIDKHYGATNFANLEPPNLL; from the coding sequence ATGTATTCTCAAACTCCAACAGGACAAGCATCTAAAGGCTCTGTAGTAATTATCAATTCTAATGGTCGATTACAGTTACGATTTAGCTACGGTGGCAAGCGACATTATATTTCTATTGGGTTGCCCGATAGTCCTACTAATCGCAAGCTAGCGGAGTTGAGAGCATCTGAGATTGAGAAAGATATTTTTTATGAAAGGTTTGACGCAACTCTTCAAAAGTACAAGCCCAATAAGAGCTTAAGTTCGATTACACCAGTTACACCAATTTCAAAATTTAAACCAAAGTTAGATGAACTCTGGAAAAGTTATAGCGAATTCAAGAAGCCCCAAGTGAGTCCTAGTACTTATGCCAAAGATTTTACGAGACATCGAAACCACATCGCCAAACTGCCTACGCGATCGCTCAATGAAGCATCAGCTATTAGGGATTGGCTGCTAGGAAATTTAACCCCTAACGCTGCTAAACGCTGTTTAACCCAAATTAAAGCTTGCTGTAATTGGTCAATGGAGGAAGGGTTAATTGATACTAATCCATTTAGTTACATGAAAATCAAGCTACCAAAAGGAGCTTATGAGGAACAAGACATCAATCCATTCACCAAAGAAGAGAGAGATTTAATTATTAAAACCTTTGCCAGCGATCGTTATTATTCTCACTACACATCCTATATTCGATTTCTTTTCTTTACAGGGTGTAGACCTTCAGAAGCAATTGCTCTGAAATGGAAGCATATTACTAATAGTGTTATTCAGTTTAGAGGCTCTGTTGTTATTTCTGAAGATGGTTTAGTGCTGAAAGAAGGACTAAAAACGCAGAAAAAACGAAATTTTCCTCTTACCCCAGAGGTAAAGACAATTTTAAAGGATATTCGTCCTGAAACAGTTAATCCAGAATCACTTATTTTTGTTAGTCCAAAAGGAAAGTTTATAGATCACCATAATTTCTCTAATCGAGCCTGGAAATCAATCTTAGCCAAATGTAACATTCCTTATCGGAAAAGTTATCAGACTAGACACACCTTCATTAGTTTGTGTGTGGAGGCAAATATTAATAGTACGGCGATTGGAAGATGGACGGGAACTTCAGCCAAGATGATCGATAAGCATTATGGAGCTACTAACTTTGCTAATCTTGAACCACCAAATCTTCTTTAG
- a CDS encoding ArsR family transcriptional regulator: protein MFANFVPVGNRDLCVCDFATLLEVCESAISHQSRTLRSLSLVSYEKRGKKGYYLLFNHQALELSLF from the coding sequence TTGTTTGCCAATTTTGTCCCGGTGGGAAATCGAGATTTATGTGTTTGTGATTTTGCAACTCTTCTAGAAGTATGTGAATCGGCTATTTCTCATCAATCACGCACATTGCGATCGCTAAGTCTAGTAAGTTACGAAAAACGTGGTAAAAAGGGTTACTATCTTCTATTTAATCATCAAGCACTTGAACTATCCCTGTTCTGA